One window from the genome of Nicotiana sylvestris chromosome 9, ASM39365v2, whole genome shotgun sequence encodes:
- the LOC104222569 gene encoding uncharacterized protein gives MDESGGTRFEGLNATVRKKRSHMLRRPRPEMPVFHESHDQSPSALVSDDVGRVSSDENTGDADAGRKMFNLNHCMSRGSASRVDEDYTFKKNKDTGSSLLYSNGGPGDDTYSRNGSSLRKSGTVQDAVGNDNKLKRVKLKVGGVTRTIQTKTDSHGACGGGLSTKSARALGASVPRQKLGQQDTSSEDGLSEKKSGLQGNLWRDSPRGTFDAGKDNMGKTPMINAFEKRGDKSDPARKSKRAPKRRLSEGFDEDDDDDEIRYLEKLKTSKFTGYKDFEEELTKKRSLSRVSKVCKYEKDENVGSARKDVRKKSEEGPEDTDYEVEELLSDGEPEGRKKQKQRKESSNSPIETMRGEMTLTTRQRALLSSKDSTASSVSQIEFPDGLPPAPPRKQKEKLTDVEQQLKKAEAAQKRRMQNEKAARESEAEAIRKILGQDSNRKKREDKIKKRQEELAQEKAAKEQMLAKSTIRVVMGPTGTVVKFPEDMGLPHFFAKPCSYPPPRVQCAGPSCVNPYKYRDSKTNLPLCSLQCYKAIHENTSLKAC, from the exons ATGGATGAATCTGGTGGTACTCGATTTGAAGGGCTCAATGCTACtgttagaaagaaaagaagccACATGTTGCGACGACCTAGACCAGAGATGCCGGTTTTTCATGAAAGCCATGATCAGTCACCCTCAGCACTAGTTTCAGATGATGTTGGCAGGGTTTCCAGTGATGAGAACACTGGTGATGCCGATGCTGGACGGAAAATGTTCAACCTTAATCATTGCATGTCTAGAGGCTCTGCTTCAAGAGTAGATGAGGACTACACTTTTAAGAAGAATAAGGATACAGGATCTAGCTTGTTATATAGTAATGGAGGTCCAGGAGATGATACATATTCCCGGAATGGCTCCTCTCTTAGGAAATCAGGAACTGTTCAGGATGCCGTTGGCAATGATAACAAGCTGAAAAGGGTTAAGCTGAAAGTTGGGGGTGTGACGCGCACCATTCAAACCAAAACCGATTCTCATGGTGCATGTGGTGGTGGTTTGTCTACTAAAAGTGCTCGAGCCTTAGGTGCCTCGGTGCCACGGCAGAAACTTGGCCAGCAG GACACTTCGAGTGAAGACGGTCTTTCGGAAAAGAAAAGTGGGTTGCAAGGAAATTTGTGGAGAGATTCACCAAGAGGCACTTTTGATGCTGGCAAAGACAATATGGGAAAGACACCAATGATAAATGCCTTCGAAAAAAGAGGTGACAAGTCAGATCCAGCTCGTAAGAGTAAGAGGGCGCCGAAGAGGCGTCTCTCCGAGGGGTTTGATGAGGATGACGATGATGATGAAATTCGGTACTTGGAGAAGCTTAAAACCTCAAAGTTTACAGGATATAAAGATTTCGAGGAGGAATTGACCAAGAAAAGAAGTCTTTCCCGTGTTTCAAAGGTTTGTAAGTATGAAAAGGATGAAAATGTGGGAAGTGCAAGGAAAGATGTAAGGAAGAAATCAGAGGAAGGTCCTGAGGACACTGATTATGAGGTGGAAGAGCTCCTGTCTGATGGTGAGCCTGAAGGAAGAAAGAAGCAGAAACAAAGGAAGGAATCCTCAAATTCACCAATTGAAACGATGAGAGGAGAAATGACTCTTACAACACGTCAACGAGCTCTCCTATCTAGCAAGGATTCTACTGCTTCTTCTGTGAGTCAAATTGAGTTCCCTGATGGTTTACCACCGGCGCCACCTCGAA AGCAAAAGGAGAAGCTCACAGATGTTGAGCAGCAACTGAAGAAAGCGGAGGCTGCTCAGAAACGTAGAATGCAAAATGAAAAGGCTGCTCGTGAATCAGAG GCTGAGGCAATTAGGAAAATTCTAGGTCAAGATTCCAATAGGAAGAAGCGAGAAGATAAAATAAAGAAGCGGCAGGAAGAGTTGGCACAG GAGAAGGCTGCTAAAGAGCAGATGCTTGCAAAAAGCACTATCAGAGTGGTTATGGGCCCTACTGGGACTGTTGTGAAATTTCCTGAAGATATGGGTTTACCTCATTTTTTTGCTAAACCTTGCAG TTACCCTCCCCCTCGTGTGCAATGTGCTGGTCCTTCCTGTGTGAATCCATACAAGTACCGTGATTCTAAGACAAATCTTCCTCTTTGCAGTCTCCAGTGCTACAAGGCCATTCATGAAAACACCAGCTTGAAAGCCTGCTAA